In Daucus carota subsp. sativus chromosome 4, DH1 v3.0, whole genome shotgun sequence, one DNA window encodes the following:
- the LOC108219317 gene encoding probable WRKY transcription factor 33 — translation MTSSLGDLLAQPNNDDFGSNWGFESQKTKSFASPSLPFSPPPVSPSSYFSFLDSPIQVNSFNGTMNGQSFKEENQSFSEFSFPTQARPASSASSSFVAPNTSSVDESLKRKQGGWNFEEPAKKNEFLMDNATVKPDSGTFQRFSPEMAMNQPNMQSNAAALQSNSINYAQSSQTNRDQSKLDDGYNWRKYGQKQVKGSENPRSYYKCTFQNCPTKKKVETTFDGHITEIVYKGNHNHPKPQSTKRSSSQSYQNSIGTMPETSLLENGHLEPVTTPENSSLSFGEDDLFEQGSMNKQGEDDENEPDAKRWKGEYDNNETMSSLGSRTVREPRIVVQTTSDIDILDDGYRWRKYGQKVVKGNPNPRSYYKCTQVGCPVRKHVERASHDLRAVITTYEGKHNHDVPAPRGSGSYPAVNRPSDNTATTSAPTAIRPTTNYLNPLQNTRAQPANGQAPFTLEMLQRPRSYEFSGFGNSANTYTINQNQQASGQFSTAKDEPDVDSFFDSFLA, via the exons ATGACTTCTTCACTAGGGGACCTTCTTGCACAGCCAAACAATGATGATTTTGGAAGTAACTGGGGATTTGAAAGCCAAAAGACCAAATCTTTTGCTAGTCCTTCACTACCCTTTTCACCTCCACCTGTTTCTCCATCATCTTACTTCTCATTTTTGGATTCTCCCATCCAAGTTAACAGCTTTAATGGGACCATGAATGGGCAGAGTTTCAAGGAGGAGAATCAGAGCTTCTCTGAGTTCTCTTTCCCAACTCAAGCAAGGCCTGCTTCATCAGCATCTTCATCATTTGTGGCTCCAAATACAAGCTCAGTG GATGAATCCTTGAAAAGGAAACAAGGTGGATGGAATTTTGAGGAACCAGCTAAGAAGAATGAGTTCCTGATGGATAACGCGACGGTTAAGCCAGATTCAGGCACATTTCAAAGATTTTCACCAGAAATGGCAATGAACCAACCAAATATGCAGAGCAATGCTGCTGCTCTGCAGTCCAATTCAATCAATTATGCTCAATCATCACAGACTAATAGAGATCAGAGTAAATTGGACGATGGATACAATTGGAGAAAAtatggacagaagcaagttaaaGGAAGTGAGAATCCAAGAAGTTATTACAAGTGCACATTTCAGAATTGTCCTACCAAGAAAAAGGTGGAAACCACTTTCGACGGACACATAACTGAAATTGTATACAAAGGCAATCACAACCATCCAAAGCCTCAATCGACGAAACGATCATCTTCACAATCTTACCAGAATTCCATAGGCACAATGCCAGAAACTTCTCTGCTAGAAAATGGCCATTTAGAACCAGTAACCACTCCGGAAAATTCTTCACTTTCTTTTGGGGAGGATGACCTCTTTGAACAAGGATCCATGAATAAGCAAGGAgaggatgatgaaaatgaacCTGATGCTAAAAGATG GAAGGGTGAGTATGATAATAATGAGACAATGTCATCTCTCGGGAGCCGAACTGTCCGTGAACCAAGAATTGTAGTCCAAACAACCAGCGACATTGATATTCTTGATGATGGTTATAGGTGGAGGAAGTATGGACAGAAGGTTGTTAAAGGCAATCCAAATCCTAG GAGCTACTACAAATGTACACAAGTTGGCTGTCCGGTGAGAAAGCACGTGGAGAGAGCATCTCATGATCTGAGGGCAGTGATCACAACTTACGAAGGAAAACATAACCACGACGTTCCTGCACCGCGTGGCAGTGGCAGCTACCCTGCAGTAAATAGACCATCTGATAACACTGCCACCACCAGTGCTCCCACGGCTATAAGGCCAACAACTAATTACTTAAACCCTCTTCAGAACACAAGAGCCCAACCAGCAAATGGTCAAGCACCATTCACACTAGAAATGTTGCAACGTCCACGGAGCTACGAGTTCTCAGGGTTTGGAAACTCAGCTAATACTTACACAATCAACCAAAATCAACAGGCCAGTGGACAGTTCTCCACAGCCAAGGACGAGCCCGACGTCGACTCGTTTTTTGACTCATTTTTAGCCTGA
- the LOC108219508 gene encoding F-box/LRR-repeat protein 3, with product MAMKKQKTTPSSNFNLFDHLSEELIFLILDHLKDSPFDSKSFSLVCKSFHKLESLHRKTLKPLHPKHLPKILNRYQYVSNLDLSLCPRVTDEALNFISSSCKKMLRSINLSRSRFFSHLGLSNLVKNCCGLVEIDLSNAEDLRDSGLAVLAEAKNLEILSLARCKMITDIGIGCVAVGCRRLRFISLRWCLGVGDLGVGLIAAKCKEMQSLDLSYLPITEKCLSQVMKLEHLEHLVLEGCIAIDDDSLAALKHGFKTLQALNISCCENVNHAGLSSLINEAKPLRELILAYGSPVTLALANTLQKCSLLQSIKLDGCQVTCSGLKAIGNWCASLREVSLSKCLGVTDEGLSSLVTKHKDLRKLDITCCRKITHKSIANITNSCTSLTSFRMESCTLVPRESYILIGQRCHFLEELDLTDNEVDDEGLVSISRCSNLASLKLGICLNITNEGLAYIGMGCSKLTELDLYRCAGISDKGIFAISDGCNNLQMINIAYCNDITDTSLISLSKCSKIHTFESRGCPLITSFGLAAIAVGCRQLTKLDIKKCYLIDDLGMVPFAHFSQNLRQINLSYSSVTDVGLLTLASFSCLQSLTILHLKGLTPSGLGTTLLACEELTKVKLHVSFRTLFPRPLIKYLESRGCSFQWRDKEFQAELDPKCWKLGLENTE from the exons ATGGCAATGAAGAAGCAAAAAACAACCCCATCATCAAATTTCAACTTATTTGATCATCTCTCTGAAGAACTCATTTTCTTGATTCTTGATCACTTAAAAGACAGCCCTTTTGACTCAAAGTCATTCTCTCTTGTATGCAAGTCATTTCACAAGCTTGAATCTTTACACAGAAAGACCTTAAAGCCTCTTCATCCAAAGCATTTGCCAAAGATTTTGAACCGGTATCAATATGTTAGCAATCTTGATTTGTCTCTGTGTCCTAGGGTCACTGATGAGGCCCTCAATTTTATATCTAGTAGTTGCAAGAAAATGTTGAGGTCTATTAATCTGTCAAGGTCAAGGTTTTTTAGTCATCTGGGCTTGTCTAATTTGGTCAAGAATTGCTGTGGTTTGGTTGAGATTGACTTGTCTAATGCTGAGGACTTGAGGGACTCAGGTTTGGCTGTCTTGGCTGAGGCTAAGAATTTGGAGATATTGTCTTTGGCTAGGTGTAAAATGATTACAGATATTGGGATTGGTTGTGTTGCTGTTGGGTGTAGGAGACTGAGGTTTATTAGTTTGAGGTGGTGTTTGGGTGTTGGGGATTTAGGAGTTGGTTTGATTGCTGCTAAGTGTAAGGAGATGCAGAGTTTGGATCTGTCTTACTTGCCG ATCACTGAGAAATGCCTTTCGCAAGTCATGAAATTAGAACACTTGGAGCATTTGGTTCTAGAAGGATGCATTGCAATTGATGATGACAGCCTTGCTGCTCTTAAACATGGATTCAAAACTTTACAG GCCCTTAACATTTCTTGCTGTGAGAATGTAAATCATGCTGGTTTGTCTTCGCTAATAAATGAAGCTAAACCTCTACGAGAACTTATCTTAGCATATGGCTCTCCT GTGACTCTTGCTCTTGCAAATACTTTGCAAAAATGTTCCTTGTTGCAGTCAATCAAATTAGATGGTTGTCAGGTTACTTGTTCTGGACTGAAAGCAATTGGAAATTGGTGTGCTTCGTTGAGGGAAGTAAGTTTAAGTAAATGCTTAGGAGTGACAGATGAAGGTCTCTCATCTCTTGTAACAAAACACAAGGACTTGAGGAAACTAGATATTACATGTTGCCGCAAAATAACTCACAAGTCAATTGCCAACATCACAAATTCTTGCACCTCCCTAACCTCATTCAGGATGGAGTCATGCACCCTGGTTCCAAGGGAATCTTACATCTTGATTGGACAGCGTTGCCATTTTCTAGAGGAACTTGACCTTACAGATAATGAAGTTGATGATGAAG GGTTGGTATCTATCTCAAGGTGCTCAAATCTGGCCAGCTTAAAACTAGGAATTTGTCTCAACATTACAAATGAGGGGCTTGCTTATATCGGAATGGGCTGCTCAAAACTTACAGAGCTTGATCTATACAG GTGTGCTGGAATATCAGATAAGGGTATCTTCGCAATTTCTGATGGCTGTAATAATCTTCAAATGATTAATATAGCCTACTGTAATGATATTACAGATACCTCCTTGATATCATTGTCGAAGTGTTCCAAGATACACACCTTTGAAAGTCGAGGATGCCCTCTTATCACGTCTTTTGGTCTAGCCGCTATAGCTGTGGGATGCAGACAACTAACTAAGCTAGACATTAAAAAGTGTTACCTTATTGATGACCTGGGAATGGTTCCATTTGCTCACTTTTCCCAAAATCTCCGACAA aTAAACTTGTCATATAGCTCAGTTACTGATGTTGGGCTCTTGACGCTGGCCAGTTTCAGCTGTctacagagtttaactatactACATTTGAAAGGTTTAACTCCCAGTGGATTAGGTACTACACTCTTGGCATGCGAGGAATTAACAAAAGTGAAGCTTCATGTATCTTTCCGAACATTGTTCCCAAGACCTCTTATTAAATATCTAGAAAGTCGTGGATGTTCATTCCAGTGGAGAGATAAAGAATTCCAG GCTGAACTGGACCCAAAGTGTTGGAAGCTAGGATTGGAAAATACGGAATAG
- the LOC108216868 gene encoding uncharacterized protein LOC108216868 yields MGETSSSSEKKCMALSEVVSDCVKRWFQETLKEAKSGDFSMQILVSQMYNSGYGVPVDPQKAKLWMTRAARVRSSVWKVSEKRPGYNASDSDSDDMLDGS; encoded by the exons ATGGGAGAAACAAGCAGCAGCAGTGAAAAGAAGTGTATGGCTTTGTCTGAAGTTGTATCTGATTGTGTTAAACGTTGGTTTCAAGAAACATTAAAAGAAGCTAAATCAGGGGATTTTTCTATGCAAATTTTGGTTTCCCAGATGTATAATTCTGGTTATGGGGTTCCTGTTGATCCCCAAAAG GCAAAATTATGGATGACAAGAGCTGCTCGAGTTCGATCTTCAGTTTGGAAAGTTAGTGAGAAACGACCTG GTTACAATGCAAgtgactctgattcagatgatatGTTAGATGGCTCTTGA